A part of Geoalkalibacter sp. genomic DNA contains:
- a CDS encoding glycosyltransferase family 4 protein codes for MAKILLFSDAKAFGGAEKYLVSLAKYINGKGYEVTVVFFSSNELSNIKNEFSSTGCNVVFDFSIKKFINFIFENINEKIILHANASWRNRFLIYILISRIFRINTVITEHTVPELLQPAKKFLGQFAFWRIKFFKRALLRKIEWFLVDRIIAVSPLVSQKLNRQRGLPSKKTKVIFNGIDPEKFTPSPLRDSLDEALNDWHGVVIGSVGRLAPEKAYDRLVQVFSQIKRKDVALLLVGEGDSRAEIEKMAIKLGVKDRVFLVGHKSDVLPYLLKMDIFALTSYYEAMPFCIIEAMSCKIPVVSVDVGGISDIINHGENGYLVNSEEISSFTKYLEELVNNQGLRAELGSNARLTVLRKFSEQVMLAQTLDCYLELIE; via the coding sequence ATGGCCAAAATTTTATTATTCTCAGACGCAAAAGCTTTTGGAGGTGCAGAAAAGTATTTGGTTTCTTTGGCTAAATATATAAATGGTAAAGGTTATGAGGTTACCGTTGTTTTTTTTTCAAGTAATGAATTATCAAATATTAAAAATGAATTTTCTAGTACTGGTTGTAATGTGGTTTTTGATTTTTCTATTAAAAAATTTATTAATTTTATTTTTGAAAATATAAACGAGAAAATCATTTTACATGCGAATGCTAGTTGGCGGAATAGGTTTTTAATTTATATATTAATTTCAAGAATATTTAGGATAAATACTGTCATCACAGAACATACTGTTCCAGAACTGTTGCAGCCAGCCAAGAAATTTTTGGGCCAATTTGCGTTTTGGCGAATAAAGTTTTTCAAAAGGGCATTATTGCGGAAAATTGAATGGTTTCTTGTTGATAGAATTATTGCCGTTAGCCCGCTTGTTTCGCAAAAATTGAATCGCCAGAGGGGCCTTCCCTCCAAAAAAACAAAAGTAATTTTTAATGGCATTGACCCTGAAAAATTCACACCAAGTCCTTTAAGGGATAGTCTTGATGAAGCATTGAATGATTGGCATGGTGTTGTCATTGGCTCAGTTGGTAGGTTGGCACCAGAAAAGGCGTATGACCGTTTAGTACAGGTATTTTCCCAGATTAAAAGAAAAGATGTGGCTTTGCTCTTAGTCGGCGAGGGCGATTCTCGAGCTGAAATTGAAAAAATGGCTATCAAGCTAGGTGTCAAAGATAGAGTCTTTTTGGTCGGACATAAATCTGATGTCTTGCCTTATTTGCTTAAAATGGACATTTTTGCATTAACTTCATACTATGAAGCTATGCCGTTTTGTATTATTGAAGCGATGTCTTGTAAAATACCTGTTGTTTCTGTTGATGTTGGTGGGATTAGTGACATTATTAATCATGGGGAAAATGGATATCTTGTAAATAGTGAAGAAATTTCAAGTTTTACTAAGTATCTTGAAGAACTAGTTAATAATCAAGGATTGAGGGCCGAGCTTGGTTCGAATGCCAGGCTTACTGTTTTACGGAAATTTTCTGAGCAGGTAATGCTAGCACAGACTTTAGATTGCTATCTTGAACTTATCGAGTAA
- a CDS encoding glycosyltransferase family 9 protein has protein sequence MSLHLSLDCRHYMGDRPCRFKQRCTCSNYSPMGHRLLIIKLGALGDVVRTACLLPTLKRAYPQSHITWISLPSGVRILKNHPLIDQLFSFDAEGITAVQCQSFDLVISLDKEPGPTALCNALRASDKRGIQMSQWGTAMPTDARVEPYFELGLDDDLKFRRNTKTYPELIHEALGFDYVREPYRLYPDEAAKVRAINLFAPWKASGRPIVGLNTGAGRVFAHKAPGRERWVELARLLLDAGYGVALLGGPDEQELNKWINEQCGGRLHATGTRNAELEFTAIVGQCAAVVTGDTLGLHVAVSQDVPTVALFGPTCAQEIDLFDRGVKLTTELPCAPCYRRKCEVDPHCMDGIKAEAIVAAVLSLSPVNPSR, from the coding sequence ATGTCCCTTCATCTCTCCCTCGACTGCCGCCACTACATGGGCGATCGCCCCTGCCGCTTCAAACAGCGCTGCACCTGCTCCAACTATTCCCCCATGGGCCACCGCCTCCTCATCATCAAGCTCGGCGCCTTGGGCGACGTGGTGCGCACCGCCTGTCTGCTGCCGACGCTCAAGCGCGCCTACCCGCAATCCCACATCACCTGGATCAGTTTGCCTAGCGGGGTGCGCATCCTCAAGAACCATCCCCTCATCGACCAGTTGTTCTCTTTTGATGCCGAGGGGATCACGGCGGTGCAGTGCCAATCCTTCGATCTGGTGATTTCCCTCGACAAGGAGCCTGGCCCGACGGCGCTGTGCAACGCATTGCGCGCCTCCGACAAGCGCGGCATCCAAATGTCTCAATGGGGCACGGCCATGCCTACCGATGCCCGTGTCGAGCCGTACTTCGAGCTGGGCCTCGACGACGATCTGAAATTTCGCCGCAACACCAAAACCTACCCCGAACTGATCCACGAAGCCCTGGGTTTCGACTATGTGCGCGAACCCTATCGCCTCTATCCCGATGAAGCGGCCAAGGTCCGCGCCATAAATCTCTTTGCCCCCTGGAAGGCGTCGGGCCGGCCGATCGTCGGCCTGAACACCGGCGCCGGACGAGTCTTCGCCCACAAGGCGCCCGGTCGCGAGCGCTGGGTCGAGTTGGCTCGGTTGTTGCTCGACGCAGGTTATGGCGTGGCTCTACTCGGCGGGCCCGATGAGCAGGAACTCAACAAGTGGATCAATGAGCAGTGCGGCGGCCGACTGCACGCCACGGGCACCCGCAATGCCGAACTGGAGTTTACCGCCATCGTCGGCCAGTGCGCGGCGGTGGTGACGGGCGACACCTTGGGGTTGCATGTGGCCGTTTCCCAGGATGTGCCGACGGTGGCCCTGTTCGGGCCGACCTGCGCGCAGGAGATCGACTTGTTTGATCGCGGGGTGAAGCTGACGACGGAGCTGCCCTGCGCGCCCTGTTACCGGCGCAAGTGTGAGGTTGACCCCCACTGCATGGACGGTATCAAGGCCGAGGCAATCGTCGCGGCGGTCCTCTCTTTGTCTCCCGTAAATCCATCCCGCTGA
- a CDS encoding glycosyltransferase — translation MKIIVAICTWNRAALLTQTLENMLNLKSDASFSWELLIVNNNCTDDTDKVIAEFSGLLPIRRIFEPTPGLSNARNAAVRNATGDYIVWTDDDVLVDSDWLLAYARAFREWPDAAVFGGPITPWFEGEPPPWLKESWHVVSAAFAVRDLGDEPIPLSVEEGIVPFGANFAVRMAEQRRHLYDPNLGLNAGKVVLGEESQVIAAIMAEGFSGRWVPDAKVKHWLPKGRQTLEYLKKYYYGAGRTRKLQVTAIGDEIGQIWLARRYLGLCLRYLCSRLFDPPIVWVELLSRRSFAKGRIFG, via the coding sequence ATGAAAATTATCGTTGCCATCTGTACCTGGAATCGTGCTGCGCTGCTGACGCAAACCCTTGAAAACATGCTCAACCTGAAATCTGATGCAAGTTTTTCCTGGGAACTGCTCATTGTCAACAATAACTGTACGGATGACACCGATAAGGTCATTGCAGAGTTTAGCGGGCTTTTGCCGATTAGGCGCATATTCGAACCGACTCCCGGTCTTTCCAACGCCCGCAATGCCGCCGTCCGGAATGCAACCGGGGACTATATCGTCTGGACCGACGACGATGTTCTGGTCGATAGCGATTGGCTTCTGGCCTATGCCCGCGCTTTTCGCGAATGGCCCGACGCTGCCGTGTTTGGGGGCCCCATCACACCTTGGTTTGAAGGCGAGCCGCCACCGTGGCTGAAAGAGTCTTGGCATGTCGTGTCCGCAGCTTTTGCGGTGCGTGATCTTGGAGATGAACCTATCCCACTTTCAGTCGAGGAAGGCATAGTCCCCTTCGGCGCCAACTTTGCAGTGCGGATGGCCGAACAACGCCGACACCTCTATGATCCCAATCTGGGGCTGAACGCAGGAAAGGTCGTGCTGGGCGAGGAATCGCAAGTAATCGCGGCGATCATGGCGGAGGGCTTTAGTGGGCGCTGGGTGCCTGATGCGAAAGTGAAGCATTGGCTACCCAAGGGCAGGCAAACCTTAGAATATTTGAAGAAGTATTATTATGGTGCTGGGCGCACGAGAAAACTACAGGTCACGGCGATTGGTGATGAGATCGGCCAGATCTGGCTTGCTCGAAGATACCTTGGGTTGTGTTTGAGGTATTTATGTAGTCGGCTTTTTGATCCACCTATTGTTTGGGTTGAGCTATTGTCCCGGCGTAGCTTCGCAAAAGGCAGGATTTTCGGATAA
- a CDS encoding glycosyltransferase family 2 protein: protein METVVPLISVIVPAFNAENYIELTISSILCQKNAPAYEIVVVNDGSQDLTGEILKNYGNKIKYIAQENQGVSVARNNAISNSLGEWIAFCDADDIWDPDKLYEQSKLFSEKYDLIHSRCKIIDEDGCPIDARLSPLVEDNNFLKLIEGNFLWTSSVVARKSALLKAGGFPVGQTHAEDYCLWLKIASLGNGIGYIEKPLVAYREHAGGASRNTRKIRIGEAQALEGLLTFLPSDSPPNILNHIRERLFECYFGFGWHQFHEGDMSNAILNFTSAKTFSDKICFKLDGYIFLSKIIKKLKIGCN, encoded by the coding sequence TTGGAAACAGTTGTTCCGCTTATATCTGTAATTGTCCCCGCATTTAACGCTGAGAATTATATAGAATTAACAATAAGTAGTATTTTATGTCAAAAAAACGCACCAGCATATGAAATTGTTGTTGTAAACGATGGCAGCCAAGATCTTACAGGTGAAATTTTAAAAAATTACGGAAATAAAATTAAATATATCGCTCAGGAAAACCAAGGTGTGTCTGTAGCACGAAACAATGCAATTTCTAATTCACTTGGCGAATGGATCGCTTTTTGTGATGCCGATGATATTTGGGATCCCGATAAACTTTACGAGCAAAGCAAGTTATTTAGTGAAAAATATGACCTGATTCATTCCAGGTGCAAAATTATTGACGAAGATGGTTGCCCTATTGATGCAAGGTTGAGCCCTTTGGTTGAAGATAATAACTTTTTAAAATTAATCGAGGGAAATTTTTTATGGACATCATCCGTTGTGGCACGAAAATCGGCATTGTTGAAGGCGGGTGGTTTTCCTGTGGGGCAAACTCATGCGGAGGATTATTGTCTTTGGCTTAAAATTGCCAGCCTGGGAAATGGGATAGGATATATTGAAAAGCCTTTGGTTGCATATCGGGAGCATGCAGGGGGGGCGTCTAGGAATACCAGGAAAATCCGGATTGGGGAAGCACAGGCCTTGGAGGGGCTTTTGACATTTCTGCCGTCAGATTCGCCTCCTAATATTTTGAATCATATTCGCGAGCGGCTTTTTGAATGTTATTTTGGATTTGGTTGGCATCAGTTTCATGAAGGTGATATGTCAAATGCAATACTCAACTTCACAAGTGCAAAAACTTTTTCAGATAAAATATGTTTTAAATTAGACGGTTACATTTTTTTGTCTAAAATTATTAAGAAATTAAAAATTGGATGTAATTGA
- a CDS encoding transposase, producing MYNPDTHNRQSIRLREFDYGAAGAFFTTVCAWRRECLFGDVVEGRVRLNDLGMVVQDEWLRTPRVRSMVLLVYFVVMPNNLHAILCIKISDGDVGATRGVAHDRRPMTQTRATHRVAPTAGPPSGSIGAIIGQFKSAAAKRINAL from the coding sequence ATGTACAACCCCGATACGCACAACCGGCAATCCATCCGGTTGCGGGAATTTGATTATGGCGCTGCCGGGGCGTTTTTCACGACGGTCTGCGCCTGGCGGCGTGAATGTCTGTTTGGGGATGTGGTCGAGGGCCGCGTGCGGTTGAATGATCTTGGGATGGTGGTGCAGGACGAATGGCTGCGCACCCCGCGGGTACGATCAATGGTTTTACTGGTTTATTTTGTCGTGATGCCGAATAATTTACACGCGATTTTGTGTATAAAAATTTCCGATGGTGATGTCGGGGCGACCCGGGGGGTCGCCCATGACCGGCGACCGATGACACAAACCAGGGCGACCCACCGGGTCGCCCCTACGGCGGGTCCGCCATCGGGCTCCATCGGCGCGATTATCGGTCAATTCAAATCCGCCGCCGCCAAGCGCATCAACGCATTGC
- a CDS encoding glycosyltransferase → MGEKLIHVLHVVPGLLAGGMETTMARVIAGLNGQGFRHSIACLKSEPEIADRIPDDVDIHLFHARPNEPQLPFRLAALIRDIRPDVIHARNWGAWPDVAVGRLLARPLVPLIYSFHGLGVAGYMPWRRRAASKVLVRMTTHLFTVSRQSRDLMVAHWGWPAERTQVIANGVDTGRFFPAPKPRGERLVVGSVGNLRTVKNHRLILDACRPLIAEGLDLEIRIAGEGDQREALTSHAAALGIGERLALWGRVEDIPGFLNDLDVFVLSSDSEQHPNALNEAMACAIPSIATRVGCVEDLLDGGRCGAIVEPGDVAGLTQALRDYLVDPDLRRAFGERSLAHVREHYSLAVMLERYGEMYKAVARPRE, encoded by the coding sequence ATGGGCGAGAAACTGATTCATGTACTGCACGTGGTGCCGGGTTTGCTGGCGGGGGGCATGGAAACGACCATGGCGCGCGTGATTGCCGGGCTCAACGGCCAGGGTTTCCGGCATTCCATCGCCTGCCTGAAAAGCGAGCCGGAAATCGCCGACCGCATTCCCGATGACGTGGACATCCACCTTTTCCACGCCAGACCCAACGAACCCCAACTGCCTTTTCGTCTGGCCGCGCTGATCCGCGACATCCGGCCCGATGTGATTCATGCCCGCAACTGGGGCGCCTGGCCCGACGTGGCCGTGGGGCGTCTGCTGGCGCGGCCCCTGGTGCCCCTGATCTACAGTTTTCACGGCCTGGGCGTGGCTGGGTACATGCCCTGGCGACGCCGCGCGGCTTCGAAGGTGCTGGTGCGCATGACCACCCATCTGTTCACGGTGAGCCGTCAATCCCGGGATCTGATGGTGGCGCACTGGGGCTGGCCTGCGGAGCGCACCCAAGTAATTGCCAACGGCGTGGACACGGGGCGCTTTTTCCCCGCGCCCAAGCCGCGCGGCGAGCGGTTGGTGGTGGGCTCGGTGGGCAATCTGCGCACCGTGAAAAATCACCGGCTGATTCTTGATGCCTGCCGCCCCCTGATCGCCGAGGGGCTGGATCTGGAAATCCGCATCGCGGGGGAGGGCGATCAACGCGAGGCCCTGACCAGCCATGCCGCCGCCCTGGGCATCGGCGAGCGGCTCGCCCTGTGGGGCCGGGTCGAGGACATCCCCGGTTTTCTTAATGATCTGGATGTGTTCGTGCTCTCCAGCGACAGCGAACAGCACCCCAACGCCCTCAACGAAGCCATGGCTTGCGCCATCCCCTCCATCGCCACGCGGGTCGGCTGCGTCGAGGATCTGCTCGACGGCGGCCGTTGCGGCGCCATTGTCGAACCCGGCGACGTTGCGGGGTTAACGCAGGCCCTACGCGATTACCTGGTCGATCCGGACTTGCGCCGCGCCTTTGGCGAACGAAGTTTGGCGCATGTGCGGGAACATTATTCCCTGGCGGTGATGCTGGAACGCTATGGGGAAATGTACAAGGCGGTCGCCCGTCCCCGGGAGTAG
- a CDS encoding glycosyltransferase family 4 protein — MRLCVDARTTFARHPRGTGKNLVDLYGEIAKVRPDWRFVMFHRGRNGKNPFEGCANISDQGIDIKGDRFGLWSNLRLPLAVRAAKADLFHAPANIGPRFPGAPMVATIHDLIPLEPALATPDSARWGEAVRRTAHKASKIFTPSEYSKLKIVEFCAIAESKVVVNPWAPDRKCKRIEDAAQLAAVREKYGVACDSPYVFGFGSDMPRKNTEKVIRAWAEVPASLRDQRHLVLVGIREPALGKFRALAEALGVGESCRLHGFADEADIAALLSGAAVLVFPSLSEGFGLPLLDAFICGAAVLTSDCTSLPEVAGDAAVLVDPRRTEAIADGLRQLLSDEGLRRDLVARGFERVKAYTWEACAQRVLGVFESVAG, encoded by the coding sequence ATGCGCCTTTGCGTGGACGCCCGCACCACCTTTGCCCGCCATCCGCGCGGCACGGGGAAAAACCTCGTTGATCTGTATGGGGAAATCGCCAAGGTTCGTCCCGACTGGCGTTTTGTCATGTTTCATCGCGGCCGCAACGGCAAAAATCCCTTTGAGGGCTGTGCCAATATCAGCGACCAGGGCATCGACATCAAGGGCGACCGCTTCGGCCTTTGGTCCAACCTGCGCCTGCCCCTGGCGGTGCGCGCCGCCAAGGCCGATCTGTTCCACGCTCCCGCCAATATCGGCCCTCGCTTTCCGGGCGCGCCCATGGTTGCGACCATCCATGATCTGATACCTCTGGAACCGGCGTTGGCCACCCCCGATTCGGCTCGATGGGGCGAAGCGGTGCGGCGTACAGCGCACAAGGCAAGCAAAATTTTCACCCCGAGCGAATACAGCAAGCTGAAGATCGTTGAGTTTTGCGCTATTGCCGAGAGCAAGGTGGTGGTCAACCCCTGGGCGCCGGATCGCAAGTGTAAGCGCATCGAGGATGCGGCACAATTGGCGGCGGTACGCGAGAAATATGGGGTGGCGTGTGACTCCCCCTATGTTTTCGGCTTCGGCTCGGACATGCCGCGCAAGAACACGGAAAAGGTGATTCGCGCCTGGGCCGAGGTGCCTGCAAGTCTTCGGGACCAAAGGCATCTGGTGCTGGTGGGCATTCGTGAACCGGCCCTTGGAAAGTTTCGCGCCCTCGCCGAAGCGTTGGGCGTGGGCGAGAGTTGTCGCTTGCACGGTTTTGCCGACGAGGCGGATATCGCCGCACTTTTGAGCGGCGCGGCGGTGCTGGTTTTTCCGTCATTGAGCGAAGGTTTCGGCTTGCCGCTTTTGGATGCTTTCATCTGCGGCGCGGCGGTTTTGACTAGCGACTGCACCAGTCTGCCCGAGGTGGCGGGGGATGCGGCGGTGCTGGTCGATCCACGCCGGACCGAGGCGATTGCCGATGGTTTGCGGCAATTGCTGAGTGATGAAGGACTGCGCCGGGATTTGGTTGCGCGCGGTTTTGAACGGGTGAAGGCGTACACCTGGGAAGCCTGCGCGCAGCGGGTTTTGGGTGTTTTTGAGAGTGTCGCCGGCTAA
- a CDS encoding glycosyltransferase family 4 protein — translation MKWLFIAAECPWPIIHGRWLRVYHLARTLAARGERVDVHCCLPTAEGIEAYGKVGVGMVVGIGRKHVDRGRALHRFSMFAHDEDFGLSIARQTPGYDVVVLCGSRVLQYAEQVDRTCKILFDMVDDSFLEFARRKQTGRTGLRERLRLFKNRLGKVNLERDALRFVDYTSFVSREDCTSFNARHPRHHTLLVPNGVDVGFFAPPADVPPVAAEGPTVVFTGHMSNPNNELAATWLVQEIAPLIWKGRPDVLIQLVGAEPSAALRALASERVAVTGRVEDIRPYLWNAGVILLSMKSGTGIKNKLLEAWAANAPVVATPLACQGVPAENGANLLLGNSPEELARATCELLANRGKRQALADRGRETVVRELTWGAAAARLNAAFGG, via the coding sequence ATGAAGTGGCTGTTTATCGCGGCGGAATGCCCCTGGCCGATCATTCACGGGCGCTGGCTGCGGGTGTATCACCTGGCGCGCACCCTGGCGGCCCGGGGGGAACGGGTGGACGTGCATTGTTGTCTGCCGACCGCCGAGGGTATCGAGGCCTACGGCAAGGTGGGTGTGGGCATGGTGGTTGGCATTGGCCGCAAGCATGTGGATCGTGGCCGGGCGCTGCATCGCTTTTCCATGTTCGCCCATGACGAAGATTTTGGGCTAAGCATCGCGCGGCAGACGCCCGGTTACGACGTGGTGGTGCTGTGCGGCAGCCGGGTTTTGCAGTATGCCGAACAGGTCGATCGAACCTGCAAGATTCTCTTCGACATGGTGGATGATTCATTTCTGGAATTCGCAAGGCGCAAGCAGACCGGTCGAACGGGGCTGCGCGAGCGGTTGCGGTTGTTCAAAAACCGTTTGGGCAAGGTAAATCTGGAGCGCGATGCCCTGCGCTTTGTCGATTACACCTCCTTTGTCAGCCGGGAGGATTGCACCAGCTTTAATGCCCGCCATCCGCGCCACCATACCCTGTTAGTGCCCAACGGCGTCGATGTGGGCTTTTTCGCGCCCCCCGCCGATGTGCCACCCGTGGCGGCTGAGGGACCGACGGTGGTGTTTACCGGGCACATGAGCAACCCCAACAATGAACTGGCGGCGACCTGGCTGGTCCAAGAAATTGCCCCGCTGATCTGGAAAGGGCGCCCCGACGTGCTGATTCAACTGGTGGGGGCCGAACCTTCAGCGGCCCTGCGAGCCTTGGCCTCCGAGCGGGTTGCCGTGACGGGACGGGTGGAGGATATCCGCCCTTATCTGTGGAACGCGGGGGTGATCCTGCTGTCGATGAAAAGCGGTACGGGCATCAAGAACAAGCTGCTTGAAGCCTGGGCGGCCAATGCCCCGGTGGTGGCCACGCCTCTGGCCTGCCAGGGGGTGCCCGCCGAAAATGGCGCCAACCTGCTGCTGGGCAACTCACCCGAGGAACTGGCTCGAGCGACCTGTGAGTTGCTGGCGAATCGGGGCAAGCGTCAGGCGCTGGCCGACAGGGGCCGGGAAACGGTGGTGCGGGAACTGACCTGGGGGGCGGCGGCGGCGCGTTTGAACGCCGCTTTCGGCGGGTAG
- a CDS encoding O-antigen ligase family protein: MGLRSILFAALVAVALVGAFYHPIIGLIGYMGHYCIGPERQWWHAPMRGLGLRYSLMFALVSAVSIYINRHKLKYKNFMVGQEWLIVIFVLVVWVAHVFSSASVGRYEAADHPTVKMVKITIFLMMLSHVVTDRKLLKIVTWSLVIFAMILGIQAYEVPLRAFIQGRLESVGGADFSDANRFGGFMAAMLFIIGCQFLNSKNWRQRLLVFLAGGFSANAVILTRSRGALLAVAAGMLAAMMFASPRQRKIIVVGILGAALGLYYLTDDTFRERSTTITAQADERDASASSRLEIWEGGLKMMKANPILGVGPGNFYQYIGRYQPLHEGRDAHNTLVRCGGELGLVGLGVFLAIVLNAFRLLWTHIRKASQFSPAVAKDFQFMGLGYMAALAAMLAYGMTGTLVYTEYLWWMLIMPVCLQRAFENEPEAVTTEGPKKSAIEQAIAEKILKV; the protein is encoded by the coding sequence ATGGGGCTCAGATCCATATTGTTTGCCGCCTTGGTTGCCGTTGCCCTAGTGGGAGCGTTTTATCATCCCATCATCGGCTTGATCGGTTACATGGGGCATTACTGCATTGGGCCCGAGCGGCAGTGGTGGCACGCGCCCATGCGTGGTCTCGGCCTGCGCTACTCGCTGATGTTTGCCTTAGTGTCGGCCGTAAGTATCTATATCAATCGACACAAGCTCAAATACAAAAATTTCATGGTGGGCCAGGAATGGCTGATTGTGATTTTTGTGCTAGTGGTCTGGGTTGCTCACGTGTTTTCGAGTGCATCGGTGGGCCGTTATGAGGCGGCCGATCACCCCACCGTCAAAATGGTGAAAATCACCATTTTCCTGATGATGCTCTCTCATGTGGTCACGGATCGCAAGTTGCTGAAAATCGTCACCTGGAGTCTGGTGATCTTCGCCATGATCCTGGGCATTCAGGCCTATGAGGTTCCTCTGCGTGCCTTCATTCAGGGGCGGCTTGAGTCGGTAGGCGGCGCCGATTTCAGCGATGCCAACCGCTTCGGCGGGTTCATGGCGGCCATGCTGTTCATTATCGGTTGCCAGTTTCTCAACAGCAAGAATTGGCGGCAGCGCCTTTTGGTGTTTCTCGCCGGCGGATTCTCCGCCAACGCGGTGATTCTGACCCGCAGTCGTGGTGCTCTTCTCGCGGTGGCGGCGGGCATGCTGGCGGCGATGATGTTCGCCTCGCCGCGTCAACGCAAGATCATCGTGGTGGGGATTTTGGGCGCGGCCCTGGGTTTGTATTATCTGACCGACGACACCTTCCGCGAGCGAAGCACCACCATTACGGCGCAAGCCGACGAGCGGGACGCCTCGGCATCCTCGCGGTTGGAAATCTGGGAGGGTGGGCTGAAAATGATGAAAGCCAATCCCATCCTGGGCGTCGGCCCCGGCAACTTTTATCAATACATCGGGCGCTATCAGCCCTTGCATGAAGGCCGCGACGCCCACAACACCCTGGTGCGTTGCGGCGGGGAGCTTGGCCTGGTCGGTCTGGGCGTGTTCCTGGCCATCGTACTCAACGCTTTTCGCCTCTTGTGGACGCACATCCGCAAGGCCTCGCAGTTTTCGCCTGCGGTGGCTAAGGATTTTCAGTTCATGGGCCTGGGCTACATGGCGGCCCTGGCGGCGATGCTGGCCTACGGCATGACCGGAACCCTTGTCTATACCGAGTATCTGTGGTGGATGCTGATCATGCCCGTGTGCCTGCAGCGCGCCTTTGAAAACGAACCTGAAGCGGTGACGACGGAGGGGCCGAAAAAGTCGGCCATCGAGCAGGCCATCGCTGAAAAGATTTTGAAGGTCTGA
- a CDS encoding type II toxin-antitoxin system VapB family antitoxin: MRTTVNIDDEKGKELMQITSAPSMSKAIQMALAEYIDMKRKKQLLALRGKLDIIDNWQELRRMDAQDPPHE; the protein is encoded by the coding sequence ATGCGCACAACCGTCAATATCGACGACGAAAAAGGCAAAGAATTGATGCAAATCACCTCCGCGCCTTCCATGTCCAAAGCCATCCAAATGGCGCTTGCCGAATACATCGACATGAAACGAAAAAAACAACTGCTCGCTCTGCGCGGCAAACTCGACATCATCGACAACTGGCAGGAGCTACGCCGGATGGATGCGCAGGACCCGCCCCATGAATAA
- the vapC gene encoding type II toxin-antitoxin system VapC family toxin has protein sequence MNKVIVDTSAWIDFFRAPAGGIGDEVATLIEQDRAVLVGPVLAELLQGLKSRREADTLNELFSILPYLETTRDDWENAGDLLRRMRHNGITMPLSDTLIASIAKKHGHAVLTLDKHFEHLEIPLHPARN, from the coding sequence ATGAATAAGGTCATCGTCGACACCTCGGCCTGGATCGACTTTTTCCGCGCTCCGGCAGGCGGCATCGGTGACGAGGTCGCCACACTGATCGAACAGGACCGTGCCGTTCTGGTGGGCCCCGTGCTCGCCGAACTGCTGCAAGGATTGAAATCTCGCCGGGAAGCCGACACCTTGAACGAACTGTTCAGCATTCTTCCCTATCTGGAAACGACCCGCGACGATTGGGAAAATGCCGGCGATCTCTTGCGCAGGATGAGGCACAACGGCATCACCATGCCCCTAAGCGATACCCTCATCGCAAGCATCGCAAAAAAACACGGCCATGCCGTCCTCACCCTCGACAAGCATTTCGAGCATCTCGAAATCCCTCTCCATCCTGCGAGAAATTGA